Within Sorangiineae bacterium MSr11367, the genomic segment TGGAGAACCACGGAGCCTTCGGAGACGGAACGAATCTTCGATTGTTCAACGGCGCGGCCTCACAGGCCAATGGCGTCTACGCGATCGCGAGAAAGAATACGTGCTGCGAAACGATCACGCAGCACGTGCCGAACCGCGTTCCAGCCGCCGGTGGAACGATGTCCGGCGGTGCCCGATTCGATGGAACGGCCTTGTGGCTCGGCCATTCTCGCTTTCAATCGGGGCATGCACCGCCGATTGGCTCCGAGAGCGGCGCGGCGACAGGGGTGCTATGGAATGGATCGACGGGCCCCGCGAACACGGGCGCCGACATTCGCGGCGACGCTGCGCGCCGGATCTCCGTTCCCGTGGTGACCGGAACGCCGACCCGAACGAGCCTTTTGATCTCGGCCCAAGTCTACGCTCCGAGTCATGCCGGGGAGCGTTACGGGCTGCGCCCCCAGCCGTATCTGGACCGCGCGGGCTTTGGCCTCACGTCGCCCGGCGGTCATGGCCACCGGGTCGTCGATCTCGCGTCCGTCGTCGATACCTGGAACCTTCTGGAAATCCGCGCCGACGTCATCACCAACGGCGGCGAGCTCGAGGATTCGTCGGACGACAGCGGCCGGGTCACATACCGCTATTTCCTGAATGGCGTGGAGACGGGCAGCGCGGAGACCATCGAGCTCGACCCGACGCAGATGCATGCCCGCGAGGGTGCGCTGAACTTCTCACCGGGCTTCGGGCTCACGCGCGGGTGGCAGGGTGACGCGGCCGAAGTCTTCTTGGACGACATATCCGTATCCGGCATTGGTGGTATTCGCATTACCTCCCCCGCCGCCAATGCCACCATCACGGGCCGCACGGCTTTCCAAGTCGATACCAGTGCCGTCCCCAATGTCGCGAGCATTCAATATTTGGTGAACGGGCGCCCCCTGTCGGGCCCCAATGGGCCCATCACGACGGCGCCGTACGCGTATGATTGGCATTCGGGCTTGGTTCACGACGGCCCGCTCTCCCTCGTCGCCGTGGCACGGGATGCGGAAGGAAACGTGCTGACCACCAGCGCGCCGGTGCCGTTCAAGGTCATCAATTGGAGCACCCCGTCGGTGGAGAGCAAGTTCCGAACGCACTTGCGCGGCGAGGCCAAATTGGTCGCGCCCACCATCACCGAGGGAATCTCGGGAAAGCTATCGTGGGACGTCGAATTTCGCCGTGAGATGACCCAGGAGGACATCGACTTCGACCCGCGCACGTATCACAATTTGGTGTACTGGGTCGACGGCGAGCGAATCGCCTCACCGCTGGCACCGGTGGGGTGCGCGGGCAACGCGACCACCCCGGGATGGGCCGTGTGCAACGCTCACTTCGAGCTGGATACGACGCAGTACGCGAACGGCAAGCACGAGCTGCTGGTCCAGGCCGTGGCGCCGGTGAAAGAGCAGCTCGAGGGCGGGAGTTTCGGCATGGGGATACGCCCCGTCGCATCGCTGCAAACGCCGGTCACCTTCGCGAACGGCCGCGTCGCCATGGAAATCCGGCCACAGTGGCGCGAGGCATTTCTTTCCAAAGGAGGCTCCGCGCGCCTCGATCTTCGCGCGATCATGACGGACGGCTCCGAGGAGCCATGGAGTGGCAGCGCCACGTTCGAAAGCGATCATCCCGCGATCGCGACGGTCTCCGCCGCGGGGGTGGTCCAGGGCGTTGCAACAGGGGGGACGACAATCCGCATCCGCGCGGGAGCGCGCACCTCCGCGGTCCGGATCTTCGTGGGAAACAATGGCATCTTTCCACACTTTTCGTCGGACGGAAAAGTTCTGAACGCGTACACGCCGGGTTCGTCCCTTTGGGTGCGCGATCTCTTCGCGCTCACGCCGGACGAATTCGCCTCCCCCGTGCAGAATCCCAATCTCGCCTCCCAGGCACGCGCGGCCGGAGTCAATACACTGGAAATCGGTTTCTACTTGAACCGGCCTGACCAAAACGATGCGACATGGCGTCCCGGGTTCGATGCTCGCTGGGCGAACTATGAAAAGATCGCGAAAGACAATGGCTTCAAGTACGTGCTCGGAGGCGACGAGGTCGCACGAAAGCCGGTCAATGTCCTGTTCTCGATCGGAGAGACCAAGGATCCGGATGGAGTGGCTTCGGGGCCCGGGCGCGTCCGCTACGCGCTCGAAAAGGTGAAGGCCAGCGGCATCGTCGTCTCACTCGAGATGGTCGACGAGGTTAGCTTCCTATGGGGCGGGCAACCGAATCCGCAGACGGAACATCCAGAGGCACCGTCCGATGCCTTCGTGCGATTGATGTCCGTCATGAATGGGGCGACGAATCGGCCGAACCTAACGTGGCCCATCGCGGGCGGTGCCCACCATTACCCGAGCGGGCCATCCGTCGCCCACGCGTGGATGGGAGACCCCGCGTTTGCCGATTATGCAAGCATGTATCATACAGTGACGTTGGCGAATCCCAGCTACGCCCACGACTACTCGATCCGAGAATCCGTCAATGCGATGGAGGCGGTCCATTCCTATCTCCTAGGGCCTCTCGGCCTCCGGCGAAACGCTCCGCAGTTGGGTTTCGCAAGCACGTGCAGCGGGTGGTTCCTCAAGCCGGCAGCCGGTGATGCGTCGGAGCCGACCGAACGCGAAATCCTGCTCAACCGCAACACCGCCGAGATCCCGGGCCTCTCCGTCATGTACGCGGTGGCGGCAGGACAGGCGGGGCTCCGCGGCTACCACTTCGACTCACTCACCTGGCGCACGGCGCGCGCCAATGCGCCGGAGGGGATCGGATCGTATCAAAACGGCGCCAGCCCTCCCACCGTGCAATACGCCAATGGCGTCACCTCGCTCGATCCGGTGGGCACCGATCGCTGGTTCGGGATTGCGGCGGCGTTCAACTTGGTCAAGCAGCTCGAAGGGTATTTCCTCTCGCCGCAAATCAACGCGATTCATCTCGGTCCGTCCATCGTCACGGGCGCGCGCGAAGGAAATGGCGGCCGCACGCTCCTGGCCATCAATGGCTCGGAGGTGCCCTCGACCCAGCGAGTGAACCTCGCCCCGTACCGCTACCCGGGCGGAGCCTCCATCGTTCGGTATCGATTGCTCGGAGGCTCCCTCCGCACCGAGGTGATCACGGATCGCGACGCTGACACCGTGACGTTCGCGCCGGGCGAGAGCATCGTCTGGCTTATGAAGGCGCCGGGCTCCAGCGACACAGTGGCCCCGGCGGTCAGCCTTTCCTATCCGCTGCCCAACTCCATCATCACGCAGGATACCACCGTGAAGGCATCGGTTTCCGATGCGTCGGGCATTGCGCGCGTGGAGTTCTACGTGGATAGCGCCGAAACCCCCGCGGCCACCCTCACGGCAGCCCCCTATTCGTTCAATTGGGGACTTTCCACCGCACGACCGCGCGTGTGGCACGCCATCACCGCGCGCGCTTACGACAAGGCGGGCAACATGAGCGAAGCCCGAACCATGGTGTTCCGCCCGTAGCCTACCGATTCTCGAGCCACGCCAAGACGCCGTCGCGCGAGCTGGAGCCCGAGCTCGCGCGACGGTGGTTGATGGCGTGGGCCATCTCGAGTGCGCGGCGGTTGATGGGGTTCGTCGTGAGGTAGCGCATTCGCGCGTCCGAATCGCCGATGGCGTCGGCGCGGATCCCGATCTGGTCGATGATGCCCTCGAGGATTCGCTCCGCCGAGGGATCTCCGGCGGCGGCATAAGCCTCGAAGGCGGCCAGCTTCAATCGCACCTCGGCGAAGCCGCCGCCCCCGAGTCGATCGAGCCGGATCAGCGCCGCGTTCGCGTGCTCGCGCGCTTCGACGACCCGGCCGCGGCGCAGCAAGATCTTCACCCGGGTGGCATCGGCGTATGGCCGGAGCGCGACGAAGTCGATGAGCCCATCGAGCGCCTGCCCGAGGTGGCACTCCGCCAGATCGAGCGCACCTCGGTCGAGAAAAATTTGCCCGAGGATGGCGTTCCCGAACGCCTCCAAGTTGTCGTCGCCCGGGTGCTCCAAATAGCTTCGAAGCAGCTGCTCCGCTTCTTCCTGATCGTGCAGCGCGCCGCCATCTTCCTTGTCGGCCAGGGCCATGGCCAATTGCAGTGTGGCAATTCCGTCGGTGAACTTGTCGCCATCCCGCAAGGCCTCGGCCCGAGCGGTTCTCAGCTTCTCTTCACCGGCATCGATATTCCCCAAATGCGCCAGCGATATGCCTCGGTAGATCCGCGCCCTCGTGAGATGGCGCCGGTGATTGACCATTTCGAACAAAGCCTCGGCCCGAGCGGCGGCCATCGATGCCGACCAGGGATCGCGCGAGAGGTACCACCCCGCATGCGCGTGCGAGAACTCCCACGACCCCCGGACCGGGAGCCGGTGGCTCGTTTCGACGATGGTGTCCATCCGGGCCAAGTAGGTTTTCACCTCCTCGCGACGCGACAGCAAGGTCAACATACCGGACAGACTGCGCAGCGATTCCACATACGCCCCGATCGCATCGGGTTCGGGATCGGTCGTACGCAGAACTTCGCCCCATTCGAGCGCCTCGTCGTAGCGATTGAGCGACGACAACATCGCCACCACCATCGTTCCCACCGCATTGCACCAATCGACGCTGCCGCGGTGGAGCAAGGGAAGCGCCTCGGATACGAGCGCATACCCCTTCAAATAGTCGCAATCCATCATGAGCGCGCGCGCTTGCACACCGCGCAAGCTTCCACGGAGCTCGCCCTTTGCGCCACACGCAATGCCCTGTTCGGCGAGCCGCGAGACCTCCCGAAGGTTCGCATGGTCGAGCGCCTCCGCGGCCGCACGCGCGTAAAACACCGTCGCTCGGTCCAGCTCCCCGCCAAGTGCGTAATGCTCCGCCAGAACGTTCGGATCGTGCTCGCCGGTCGCTTGAAGAAACTCGGCCGCCGCGCGATGGCCGGCCTTCCGGCCGCGGTCGGTGAGCAAGCCGTGCGCCGCCTCACGCACCAGCGAATGACGAAATGTGTATTCGCTATCGCCGAGAAGCCGGCTCGAACCGTTCTTCGTGATGAGCTCGCGACGCGTCAGTTCTTCCAGATGTTTGTCGATGCGGCCCGAGGGCATATGTTGCCGCATCAGGGCGAGAACGCCGCCACGCCAGAACGTGCCACCGTAAACGCTGGCAGCACGGAGCACCCGCTGCAGCTCGGGCTCCAGGTGCTGCAACCGTGCTTGCAATATCGCCACGACCGTGTCGGGCAAGTCGTCGGTTCGATTCTCCGCGACGAAGCGGATCAACTCTTCCAAAAAGAGCACATTGCCCGCGGCCTGCTCGACGATTCGCGTGACCACCGCCGGCGCGGCGCTCGCACCGAGGGCTTGGAGGACGAGCTGCGCGCTCGCCTGCGCATCCAGCCCATCGAGCTGCAACTCCTGGCGCCCACGGCACTCGCTCCAAAGCTTTGGATAGAGATCTGCGACCTCGGGCCTCGCGAGGGCGAGAACCATCAGCGGCTGGTCATGGCAGTCGCGGAGCAATGCGTCGATCACCCGCACGGTGAGTTCATCACCCCAATGCAGATCTTCGAGAACGAGCAGCACCGGATGGGCAGCACATTCCGCGCGTAGAAATGCCAAAAAGGCCGCCGTGACGTGCGTGACCATGGTGCGCCGATCCAATCGCGCATCCAATAGCTTCGGGCTCATGGTCGAAGGGAATGGAATCCCGCAAAGCTCGCCCAGAAATTCGCTCACGAATCGAGCTTCGCCCGGCGGCACGTGCTGCCGCACACGCTCGGCCAGCTTGCCTTGCTGCACGGCCAACTCCTCGTCATCGTGCACGTCGACGAGGCGCCGCAGCGCGTCGGCAATGAGACCATAGGGCGTACTCGCGCGCGTGGGATCGCTCCGTCCAATCCAGACGTCCGCGGATGGCCCCCGCCGCACGGAGCGCACGAACTCGTGGCGCAAACGCGATTTCCCCACGCCCGGTTGCCCGATCACCAGGCCGAGACGCGCGACCGAGTTGGCGCAGCACTCGTCGAGAAGGCGCTGCAGCTGCGCCAGCTCGCGCTCACGCCCCATGCAACGGGTAGGCTTTCCGAGAAGTAGCCGCGCGTCGTCAATGGCCAGCTCGGAGTCCAACATGAAGAATCCAGAGGGCTCCGGCCTCATTTGAAATCGGGCGTCGAGCAAATGCGCGGTCATGGCATCGAGGTAAATGCCGGGCCAATCGTTGGAATCCGCTTCTCCGGTGGGCATATGCTGCCCCGCGACGACGGCGGGCCCCGTCGTGATCACGATGCGCCGTGAGGCAAAACGCCCCCGCAAGAAGAGCGCGCAACGGGCGGCCTGCACGGACTGATCGGTCACCGTCGTACGCTCCGTTTGTGCCGAGGTCACGCGCAGCGAACCGCCGGGCAGGATCTCCAGGCGCGCGTCGAAGCGGTCTCGAAGCGTATCGCCGAGGGCCCGCAGCTTTTCACTGGGGCTTGGCTCCTCGCACGGATGCCCGCTCGCCACCGCGCGGTCTTCGACCACCAAGATGACGCTGACGAGTTGCATCGCCTCGGTTTCCTCGGAAAGAAGCGAGGTGGCGCACGCCTCCCGTACGTTCGCCCCCTGCGCGTGCTCCCCTGGAAGGGGCCCGAGCGCATTCAGTTCCTGCAGCAGTGCGCCGGCATCCTTGGGCCGCTGCGCAGGCTCCTTGGCGAGCATGCGCTGGATCAGCAGGTCCAGTTTTTCGGGTATGTCCGGTCGGACCGCACGCAAATTCACGAAATCGTCGAGAAGCATGTCGGGGAGTACCACCGTGGTCTGACCGGCGGCAAGAGGCGTCAGGCCGGTCAGGCATGCGTACATCAAGCAGCCCAGCGCAAACACATCGGCACTTGGCCCAATGTTTCGGTCGCCGCGCGCCTGCTCCGGGGCCATATAAAATGGAGTTCCCACGGCGAGCCCCGTGCCTGTCAGCTCGGACGCCATGAGCCGCGCCACCCCGAAATCGAGCAGCGTGGGGAGTGCAGGGTGCCCGTAACGGAGAAAAATGTTCTCCGGTTTCAGGTCGCGATGCACGAACCCTCGCCGGTGCGCGGCCGAAAGCGCGTCGGCGACACCGCGAAACATATTCACCGTCTCGAGCAGCGTCAGACCGCAGCGGTCGAGGCGCTCGTCGAGATCTTCCCCATCGAGCCACTCCATCGCGAGAAATGCGCGCCCGCCCGCGGCAATGCCATGATCGACATACGAAACGATCCCCGGATGCCGAAGCTCCGAGAGCATGTACGCCTCGCGACTAAATCGCTCGTGAAAATGGCGGCGATGCGCAAAAGGGAGAAGCACCTTGAGCGCCACGGTTGCGCCATTGCGTTTCCGATCGCGCGCCCGGTAGACGACACCCATACCTCCTTTGCCGGCCACACGCTCGACGATGAAGCGGTCCGCAAAGACCGTCCCGGGCGTGAGTTCCGTCCTGTCCATGGTGCCGCAGTTCCCCCCTCCCCTCTGATGTCAGACCCAAACTTCCGGAGAGCATTCGAAATCCGCAAATTATGCGCCCAAGTGGATGACTCAAGCGCGTTTGCGCGCGTCAATCGAAAGGCAAAAGTTGCCCAGGCAACATAACAAACGATCGAACGGCAATTGATTCATAGGGCTATCCACAAGTAGATAATCCGTGTCCGCGTCCCAATCGCTGATCGTGAATCGTTCAAAATCGTTAATTGGGTGATATTGAAATTTGGACTGCGAAGAATCGTCGACGGGCTCGGCGGACGTCTTCAAAAATTAAAGTTACCTGCACGCACATTTAGTGCCTCACCATTTGCGCACTGATCATCAGACCAGATAAGACGTTGGCCCGCAAAAGACGCGGTTTGGACGTCAGGGGAGGACAACATGATTCGATCAAATTGGTTTCGTGCAGGAGCTATTGCACTTCTCGCGGCATCGTTCGGGGCGCTCGGTTGCGCTTCGGGTGACAGCGGCACTTCTTCGAGCGATCCGCTCATGGGCGATCATGGGACGGCCGCACCGGCCCAGGCCAAGGCCAAGTCCCACTCGGGTCGTGCGGTGGCTTTGTCCGTCGACGCCAAGCCATTCGGACTTGGCAATTACGGCGGTCTCAACGTCGCGGACACTGGCGCCCTCGATGCGGCGGGAACGCCGAAGTCGTGGACGCTGACCGGCGTAAACGCGGACAACCTCGCTCAGTATGCCAACCTCAACGCGTCGGCCAAGGGCACGGACAGCGGCTCGCACGCCGCCTCCGCGAGCGTCAACGGCACCGTGTTCGAGGCAGCCCCCGAGGGCTCCTTGCTGGCGGACCTCTTTCAACCGGGCGGCGGTGGCATCGTGATCGACCTGTCGAAGCTCCTCCAGAGCCTCGGCCTGTCCGATCTGATCGACGATCTTGTCGGCAAGAACGCGCCCGACCTGCTCAAACTGATGATTCGCTACGACGTCATTCAGCAAGATGCGGACGCATCGTGCACGAAGGGCGGACCGGTCACGTCGGCCAAGACCACGGTCACCGGCCTGACGTTCAACGGCAAGCCGATCGTCGACATGACGGCGGTCCCGAACTCGACGGTTTACGACCTCAAGGATTTCTTGGGTCTCAACCTCGGCTACATCACCATCAATGCACAATCGGCCGAGGGCGGATCCATCGATTCGGCCGCGGTGGTCATCAACCTGTTGGACATCGTCGAAATCAAGCTCTCGCGCGCGAGCGCGGGCGTCGAATGCGCCGGCGGCGATCACTGATCTAGCCAACGATTCGGACCGCGGGCTCGTCCGAGGCGAGCCCGCTTATTCTCGCTGACGCGTCGAGCGCGTCTCGTCACTGGATTTTCGCTCGCAAGGACCGAAGGGGTTTTGGGAGGGGTCCGTCTGGCCCTTGGCGAGCGAAATCCAGGAATCCAATCCCCCGCGAGGACGCGAGGGCCGCCAACGATCCGAGGGGACAATCCCCCCCCCGAACCCGCACGGCGCTCCTCGCGTCCTGGCGGTTGATTGGACACGAGCCCAACAATAAAGTGAATTGGGCACGCCATCCAAACGGTCATATCCACCACCCGTTCGTGATTTGTTCGCCGGAGCCACCGACGGCTCCTAGGATCCCGTGGACGGGATGCCATGAGCGTGGACAAGCTCGAGCTCAAGACCATCTTCGCCGGACGCTT encodes:
- a CDS encoding protein kinase: MDRTELTPGTVFADRFIVERVAGKGGMGVVYRARDRKRNGATVALKVLLPFAHRRHFHERFSREAYMLSELRHPGIVSYVDHGIAAGGRAFLAMEWLDGEDLDERLDRCGLTLLETVNMFRGVADALSAAHRRGFVHRDLKPENIFLRYGHPALPTLLDFGVARLMASELTGTGLAVGTPFYMAPEQARGDRNIGPSADVFALGCLMYACLTGLTPLAAGQTTVVLPDMLLDDFVNLRAVRPDIPEKLDLLIQRMLAKEPAQRPKDAGALLQELNALGPLPGEHAQGANVREACATSLLSEETEAMQLVSVILVVEDRAVASGHPCEEPSPSEKLRALGDTLRDRFDARLEILPGGSLRVTSAQTERTTVTDQSVQAARCALFLRGRFASRRIVITTGPAVVAGQHMPTGEADSNDWPGIYLDAMTAHLLDARFQMRPEPSGFFMLDSELAIDDARLLLGKPTRCMGRERELAQLQRLLDECCANSVARLGLVIGQPGVGKSRLRHEFVRSVRRGPSADVWIGRSDPTRASTPYGLIADALRRLVDVHDDEELAVQQGKLAERVRQHVPPGEARFVSEFLGELCGIPFPSTMSPKLLDARLDRRTMVTHVTAAFLAFLRAECAAHPVLLVLEDLHWGDELTVRVIDALLRDCHDQPLMVLALARPEVADLYPKLWSECRGRQELQLDGLDAQASAQLVLQALGASAAPAVVTRIVEQAAGNVLFLEELIRFVAENRTDDLPDTVVAILQARLQHLEPELQRVLRAASVYGGTFWRGGVLALMRQHMPSGRIDKHLEELTRRELITKNGSSRLLGDSEYTFRHSLVREAAHGLLTDRGRKAGHRAAAEFLQATGEHDPNVLAEHYALGGELDRATVFYARAAAEALDHANLREVSRLAEQGIACGAKGELRGSLRGVQARALMMDCDYLKGYALVSEALPLLHRGSVDWCNAVGTMVVAMLSSLNRYDEALEWGEVLRTTDPEPDAIGAYVESLRSLSGMLTLLSRREEVKTYLARMDTIVETSHRLPVRGSWEFSHAHAGWYLSRDPWSASMAAARAEALFEMVNHRRHLTRARIYRGISLAHLGNIDAGEEKLRTARAEALRDGDKFTDGIATLQLAMALADKEDGGALHDQEEAEQLLRSYLEHPGDDNLEAFGNAILGQIFLDRGALDLAECHLGQALDGLIDFVALRPYADATRVKILLRRGRVVEAREHANAALIRLDRLGGGGFAEVRLKLAAFEAYAAAGDPSAERILEGIIDQIGIRADAIGDSDARMRYLTTNPINRRALEMAHAINHRRASSGSSSRDGVLAWLENR
- a CDS encoding Ig-like domain-containing protein, which gives rise to MALVVALASFVGPACGRASDETTDSPTNEGETRNVALRQGESLGPVYYTLSFGTAGQGTEALAGTGLENHGAFGDGTNLRLFNGAASQANGVYAIARKNTCCETITQHVPNRVPAAGGTMSGGARFDGTALWLGHSRFQSGHAPPIGSESGAATGVLWNGSTGPANTGADIRGDAARRISVPVVTGTPTRTSLLISAQVYAPSHAGERYGLRPQPYLDRAGFGLTSPGGHGHRVVDLASVVDTWNLLEIRADVITNGGELEDSSDDSGRVTYRYFLNGVETGSAETIELDPTQMHAREGALNFSPGFGLTRGWQGDAAEVFLDDISVSGIGGIRITSPAANATITGRTAFQVDTSAVPNVASIQYLVNGRPLSGPNGPITTAPYAYDWHSGLVHDGPLSLVAVARDAEGNVLTTSAPVPFKVINWSTPSVESKFRTHLRGEAKLVAPTITEGISGKLSWDVEFRREMTQEDIDFDPRTYHNLVYWVDGERIASPLAPVGCAGNATTPGWAVCNAHFELDTTQYANGKHELLVQAVAPVKEQLEGGSFGMGIRPVASLQTPVTFANGRVAMEIRPQWREAFLSKGGSARLDLRAIMTDGSEEPWSGSATFESDHPAIATVSAAGVVQGVATGGTTIRIRAGARTSAVRIFVGNNGIFPHFSSDGKVLNAYTPGSSLWVRDLFALTPDEFASPVQNPNLASQARAAGVNTLEIGFYLNRPDQNDATWRPGFDARWANYEKIAKDNGFKYVLGGDEVARKPVNVLFSIGETKDPDGVASGPGRVRYALEKVKASGIVVSLEMVDEVSFLWGGQPNPQTEHPEAPSDAFVRLMSVMNGATNRPNLTWPIAGGAHHYPSGPSVAHAWMGDPAFADYASMYHTVTLANPSYAHDYSIRESVNAMEAVHSYLLGPLGLRRNAPQLGFASTCSGWFLKPAAGDASEPTEREILLNRNTAEIPGLSVMYAVAAGQAGLRGYHFDSLTWRTARANAPEGIGSYQNGASPPTVQYANGVTSLDPVGTDRWFGIAAAFNLVKQLEGYFLSPQINAIHLGPSIVTGAREGNGGRTLLAINGSEVPSTQRVNLAPYRYPGGASIVRYRLLGGSLRTEVITDRDADTVTFAPGESIVWLMKAPGSSDTVAPAVSLSYPLPNSIITQDTTVKASVSDASGIARVEFYVDSAETPAATLTAAPYSFNWGLSTARPRVWHAITARAYDKAGNMSEARTMVFRP